The following DNA comes from Oscillospiraceae bacterium.
GGCGGCAATGAGTAGCTCCAGTTCGTCGAGCTCTGCAGATACTACGCAGAGCGACAGCAGCACAGACAACGGAAACTGAATACAGAAACTGCTGCAGGAATTTTCCTGCAGCAGTTTTTTATCGGGAGGAAATAAAAAAGTTGAAGACACCCCTTTACACAGCCCTGCAGCAGCACCGAGCGCTGCACCGTGCGCCGTTTCATACTCCTGGGCACAAGTGCGCCCCCGGTGCACTGCCGCCGGACCTTTTGGCACTGGATTATACCGAACTGCCAGACACAGACAGCCTCTTTGAGGCGAGCGGGCCGATTTTGCAGGCAGAGCAGGCTGCTGCTGCCCTTTTTGGTGCAAAAAGGACTTTGTTTTCGGCGGGCGGGTGTTCTCTGTGCATTCAGACGATGCTGCGGCTTGCCTGTCCGCAGGGCGGCACCGTGTTGTGCGCACGCAATGCACACCGCACAGCGGCCAATGCTATGGCACTGCTGGGGCTTACGCCGATGTGGGCAATGCCGCAGGAAATGCTTTCCATACTTCGATATAATACAAACAGTATAAATGCCTGCTATGTTACCAGCCCGGATTATTATGGCCGCATTTTAGATATCCCGGCGCTGTCAGAAGCCTGCCACAGACGTGGAATCCCGCTTTTAGTAGATAACGCCCACGGCACCCACCTTGCCTTTACGAAACCAGATCTGCATCCGCTGCACCAGGGTGCCAGCATGACTGCCGACAGCGCCCACAAAACACTGAATGTCCTAACCGGCGGCGCATGGCTGCAAATTGGCGAGGAACGCTATGTAGATGCTGCGAAAGCTGCAATGAGCCTGTTTGCCTCTACCAGCCCCTCTTACCCGATTATGGCAAGCCTAGACCTTGCCCGCGCTTTTTTGCAGGAGAATCCCCATGCTTTTGCACCGGTGCAGCGCAGCGTGCAGGCGCTGTCACAGGCGGCGATGAGCCGTGGTATCCCCAATGTCAGCGATGACCCCGCGCGCCTGGCACTCTGCACCGCAGAAATCGGGATTTCCGGCACTGCTGCCGCACAGATTTTTCGTGCAAACGGAGTCGAGCCAGAGATGGCGGACGCCGCCTATGTTGTCTTGATTGCAACACCGTGGAATACCGCCGAAGATTTTGTGCGTGCAGAAAAGGCTGTCAATGCCCTGCCGCTTGCAGAACCGCTGCCCCGCCTGCCGGACCTGCCGGACCTGCCGCCAGTGCGTCTGCCCCTGCGGGAAGCTGTTTTTGCCCCCTCTCATACGGTGCTGCTGCAGGACGCGGTGGGCCATGTAGCAGCCGAAGCGGCCTGCCCCTGCCCGCCGGGCATTCCGGTAGTTATGCCCGGCGAAGAAGTGACTGCGCAGGCAGTGCAGTTCCTGAGAAGATATGGATTTCTTTCTTTGCGTGTGCTATAATAACTTTTGGTATACGAAATTTTCTGCCCAGCAGCCGGCTCTGTCTTTAAAAGCAGCAGGCAGACAGGAGGAACCCTGTATGAAACTGGTACTTGCCATTGTCAACACCGACGACGCTGCCTTGGTAAACAGCAGCCTGACGCGGGCGGGTTTCCGCGTCACAAAGCTGGCCACAACCGGCGGCTTTTTGAAGTCCGGCAATACGACATTCATTATCGGCACAGAGGACGACAAAGTGGAAAAGGTCTTAAAACTGCTGCGCGGCCAGTGCAGCCGCCGCACCCAGGTAATGCCAAGCACCGCGATTACGGAGGGAACAATGTATTCTTCTTACCCAATCGAGGTTACGGTGGGCGGCGCGACAGTGTTTGTGCTGGATGTTGACCGCTTTGAAAAGCTGTGAAGCTTTCTCTGCCGGCGGGCATGTGCCCCCCAGAGGTACAGCAGGCCTTGACCGCAGCCTATGCTGCGGGCCGTATTCCGCACGCGCTGATTTTTGAGGGTGCAGCTGAAAGAACGCTGGCTTTGGCAAAACATCTGGCACAGGCGGCAGTTTGCACGGCCCCGCAGGAGCGCCCCTGCGGGCACTGCCCCGGATGTGTGAAAGCGCAGGCGGGCAGCCACCCTGACATTACGATGGCGGGCGGCGGTGAGGCCGGGCGCTCTTTCCACAAAGATGAGATTGCGCTGTTGCGCCGCAATGCGTATATCCGCCCGAATGAAGCAGCGGGCCGGGTCTTTATTTTACAGAATGCGCAAAACCTTTCCCCGCAGGCACAGAATGCGCTGTTGAAAATTTTGGAAGAACCGCCGGCGGGGGTGCAGTTCTTTTTGACCTGCGACCGCGCGTCTTCTCTGCTCGATACGGTGCGCAGCCGCTCGCAGATTTATATGCTGTCTGCTGCCGGTCAGCCGCAGGACGACGGCCTAGCTGCACAGATTGCGCTGGCGCTTTGCCGCCCAAAAGAGAGCGACTTGCTTTATTTGACAGCACCGCTGCTCAAGGACCGGCTGCGGCTGCGCAGCGTACTGGAAAAACTTGTGCTGATTTTTCGCGATGCGCTGGTACTGCGCAGCGGCGGCGCTACTATTTCGGGCGAAGAAGAGACAGCACGCAGCCTAGCAGGAATGCTGACGCGCGCGCAGCTGTATACACTGACACAGACCACACGGGAAATGTGCGGATATGTTGAGCGCAACGCCAACACGGCGCTTTTGGTGACGGACCTGTGTGCCCGCCTGCGCCGTGCCGCAGCACATTGAGGATGAATAAAAGATACGTGAATTTATCGTTTCATTATTTGCAGGAGGTACCATGGCAAAAGTTATCGGCGTGCGGTTCAAAAATCTGGGCAAAGTCTATTATTTTGACCCAGAGGACCAGCAGCTGCAGATTGGCAACCACGTTATTGTGGAAACGGCCCGCGGCGTGGAGTGCGGCGAAGTCGCTATGCCAAACCGCGAAATTGCAGAAGACCATATTGTGCAGCCGCTGCGCAAGATTATCCGGGTCGCAACACAGAAAGATTTGGACAAAGTAAAAGAAAACTGCGAAAAAGAAATTAGTGCATTTGAAATCTGCCAGAAAAAGATTGCCGCGCATCAGCTGGAAATGAAACTGGTGGATGTAGAGTATACGTTTGACAATAATAAAATTCTGTTTTACTTTACAGCAGATGGTCGGGTCGATTTCCGTGAATTGGTGAAAGACTTGGCAAGTGTTTTCCGCACACGCATTGAGCTGCGCCAGATCGGCGTACGCGATGAGGCCAAAATGCTGGGCGGTTTGGGGCTGTGCGGCAGGCCTTTTTGCTGCAGCCAGTTTTTGGCAGGTTTTCAGCCGGTTTCCATTAAAATGGCTAAGGAGCAGGGTCTCTCCCTCAACCCGGTGAAGATTTCCGGCACCTGCGGGCGGCTGATGTGCTGCTTAAAATATGAGCAGGAAGCTTACCAGGACCTGCAGCGCACCACCCCGCCGGTGGGTTCGTATGTGCTGACCCCCGAGGGCCGGGGCACCGTGACTGCAACAAGTCTGTTGACCGGCGTGCTGCAGGTGCACTTAGACAGCGCCTCTGCAGAGGCCGCACCAATTCGCTGCAAGGTAAAAGATACAAAGTTTCTGCGGGCACCAGTGGCCAGACCGCGCCAGCATACGAAAGAAAAAAGGCCTGAAAAGGCTGCTGCCGGCGGAAAATCGGACGAAACAGGCAGCGATGCCGTGCATAATAGACGGAACAAATGACATGCGCTATAATTCTTTCTTGCATTTTGGCAAAAATATGATAAAATGATAACGAAAACAATAATATGGAGGTGTGTTTAAAATGGCATATCAGATTAGCAGCGATTGCATTTCCTGCGGTGCTTGCGCCGGGGAGTGTCCGGTTAACGCAATTTCTGAGGGTGACGGCAAGTACGTCATCGATGAAAGTGCGTGCATTTCCTGTGGTTCCTGCGCAGGTGTCTGCCCTGTCGGAGCTCCGAAAGAGGCTTAATGCGTTGCAAAAGAAAGGGCGGTGTGCCAGACACACCGCCTTTTTTCTATGGCCTTTTATAAAAAATGGGAGTATGGTACAGCATATCTGTGTATTCCCAATTTTTACTTTATTATTAATTATTAGAAAAATTACAGGAATTGTACGGAAAGGAGCGGTAAAATGCAGCTGCAGTACGGGGAACGGCTGGAGCCGATCGGTGGCGGGCGCAGCGTGATTGTCAGTCAGCAGTACCGCTTTACGACAGACACAATTCTGCTGGCAGATTATTCTATGCCGCAGAAAGGCGAGCACTGCGCAGAGCTTGGCACCGGCTGCGGGTTGGTACCGCTTTTGTGGTGCAGCCGCGGGGCCCCGGCAGAGGTCTATGCGCTGGAAATACAGCCGCAGGCCTGTGAAATGGCCCGGCGCAGCGCGGCCGGCGGCGGATTTTCGCAGATTCATGTATTGCAGTATGATTTGAGGAAAATTCGGCAGGAAAAGGCGGCCGATTTGCCGCTTCCCCTGGGGCTTGACCTGGTTGCATGCAACCCGCCTTATCAGCCGCGGACAGATGGCTGCCCAAGCCCGCAGGAAAGTCTTGCAGAGGCTCGGCATGAGCTTAGCTGTACCTTTGCTGAGGTCGCTGAGGCTGCGGCCCGCCTGCTGCGCTGGAGAGGACGCTTTGTCTGCTGCCTGCGCCCACAGCGTATGCCAGAAGCATTTGCCGCCCTGTCAAATGCAGGGCTGGAGCCAAAGCGGATGCGGCTGGTGCAGCACCGCCTGCAGAAAGCACCCTCTCTGTTTTTGCTGGAGGCCCGCCGAGGCGGCCGCCCCGGCCTGAAAGTGGAGCCGGTGCTGCTGATGGAGGATGCTACCGGCGCAGTTTCACACGAGATGGAAAAAATCTACGGACCATACCGGGAGGGAAAATATTGAGCGGTACATTATATGTAGTGGGTACACCGATTGGAAATCTGGGCGACCTTTCCCCGCGCGCGGCCGAGATTTTGGGCAGCGTCGACTTTGTCGCGGCAGAGGATACACGGGTTACACGAAAGCTTTTGACACATTTCGGTATCAAAAAACCTTTAATCAGCTATTTTGAACACAATAAATGGCAGCGTGGCGATATTATTTTAGACCGCATTGAGACGGGCGAAAACTGTGCGCTGGTCAGCGATGCCGGCATGCCGGCTATTTCTGATCCCGGCGAGCTGCTGGTGCGGCAGGCTGCACAGCGCGGTGTGCCGGTTGCGGCTGTGCCGGGGCCGAGCGCGGTTGTTACGGCGCTGGCGGTTTCGGGGCTGCCGACCGGCCGCTTTACGTTTGAGGGGTTCCTGAGCGTCAGCAAAAAGAGCCGCCGCGAACATTTGGAAGAAGTGAAGCACGAACAGCGTACAATGGTCTTTTATGAGGCACCGCATAAGCTGCTGACGACTTTGCAGGATATGCTGGCAACATGGGGCGACCGTGAACTGGCGCTGGTGCGCGAGCTGACAAAGGTACACGAAGAGGTGCGCCGCACAACCCTTTCGGAAGCGGTTGCATATTATACGGAGAATCCGCCGCGCGGCGAGTTTGTCCTGGTTATCCGCGGTGCAGAGGCACCGCAGGAGGAGACAACGTCTTTGGCAGATGCTGCGGCGCGAGCCCGTGCGCTGATGGAAGCGGGCGCCTCTGCTTCTGCCGCGGCAAAACAGGCCGCTGCTGAAACCGGCCGCCGGAAAAATGAAATTTATCGTGCTCTTTCGGAGGAACCGCAGGAATAACGACAGACTTTCAACAAATTTTGCAGATTTGGTTGAAAACAGAAAGCGCCTTCGAGGAATTAGCTGTGCATACGCTGATGAAAGCGGGTGCCTTTAACACAGAAAGAAACGCTGCACCGAAACAAAGCTGCACCCCAAAAGCAAACCAACGAATTGGCATTACTTGGGGTGCAGGTGTAAGTTTCAGTGCGGCGTTTTGCTGCGCTTATTTATTCAGTTTCGTCTAAATCATCTAAGACAATGCGGTTTTCGCGACGGGTTGCATTCAGGTCAATCATCCGCTGATTGCTGCTTCCGCGAAAATGCAGGGTCAGGTCGCGCTGTGCTTCCACATAAGGGCCGTCAACCAGATAGTCGGCTAGGTCCAGCAGGCGCTGTACATCGGGCTCTGACTGGGCCTTTTCCAACAGCTGCTCATAGGTCCAGCCGGAGTAAGTGGTGATGTCCAGTTTGGTCTCTTTTTTCAGGCGCTCGGCAAGGTCTGCAAGACCGCCGGCCTGGCTGAAAGGTTCACCGCCGGAGAAAGTGACTCCCC
Coding sequences within:
- a CDS encoding amino acid decarboxylase, whose product is MKTPLYTALQQHRALHRAPFHTPGHKCAPGALPPDLLALDYTELPDTDSLFEASGPILQAEQAAAALFGAKRTLFSAGGCSLCIQTMLRLACPQGGTVLCARNAHRTAANAMALLGLTPMWAMPQEMLSILRYNTNSINACYVTSPDYYGRILDIPALSEACHRRGIPLLVDNAHGTHLAFTKPDLHPLHQGASMTADSAHKTLNVLTGGAWLQIGEERYVDAAKAAMSLFASTSPSYPIMASLDLARAFLQENPHAFAPVQRSVQALSQAAMSRGIPNVSDDPARLALCTAEIGISGTAAAQIFRANGVEPEMADAAYVVLIATPWNTAEDFVRAEKAVNALPLAEPLPRLPDLPDLPPVRLPLREAVFAPSHTVLLQDAVGHVAAEAACPCPPGIPVVMPGEEVTAQAVQFLRRYGFLSLRVL
- a CDS encoding cyclic-di-AMP receptor, which gives rise to MKLVLAIVNTDDAALVNSSLTRAGFRVTKLATTGGFLKSGNTTFIIGTEDDKVEKVLKLLRGQCSRRTQVMPSTAITEGTMYSSYPIEVTVGGATVFVLDVDRFEKL
- a CDS encoding ATP-binding protein; this encodes MTAAYAAGRIPHALIFEGAAERTLALAKHLAQAAVCTAPQERPCGHCPGCVKAQAGSHPDITMAGGGEAGRSFHKDEIALLRRNAYIRPNEAAGRVFILQNAQNLSPQAQNALLKILEEPPAGVQFFLTCDRASSLLDTVRSRSQIYMLSAAGQPQDDGLAAQIALALCRPKESDLLYLTAPLLKDRLRLRSVLEKLVLIFRDALVLRSGGATISGEEETARSLAGMLTRAQLYTLTQTTREMCGYVERNANTALLVTDLCARLRRAAAH
- a CDS encoding stage 0 sporulation family protein → MAKVIGVRFKNLGKVYYFDPEDQQLQIGNHVIVETARGVECGEVAMPNREIAEDHIVQPLRKIIRVATQKDLDKVKENCEKEISAFEICQKKIAAHQLEMKLVDVEYTFDNNKILFYFTADGRVDFRELVKDLASVFRTRIELRQIGVRDEAKMLGGLGLCGRPFCCSQFLAGFQPVSIKMAKEQGLSLNPVKISGTCGRLMCCLKYEQEAYQDLQRTTPPVGSYVLTPEGRGTVTATSLLTGVLQVHLDSASAEAAPIRCKVKDTKFLRAPVARPRQHTKEKRPEKAAAGGKSDETGSDAVHNRRNK
- a CDS encoding 4Fe-4S binding protein; its protein translation is MAYQISSDCISCGACAGECPVNAISEGDGKYVIDESACISCGSCAGVCPVGAPKEA
- a CDS encoding methyltransferase, which translates into the protein MQLQYGERLEPIGGGRSVIVSQQYRFTTDTILLADYSMPQKGEHCAELGTGCGLVPLLWCSRGAPAEVYALEIQPQACEMARRSAAGGGFSQIHVLQYDLRKIRQEKAADLPLPLGLDLVACNPPYQPRTDGCPSPQESLAEARHELSCTFAEVAEAAARLLRWRGRFVCCLRPQRMPEAFAALSNAGLEPKRMRLVQHRLQKAPSLFLLEARRGGRPGLKVEPVLLMEDATGAVSHEMEKIYGPYREGKY
- the rsmI gene encoding 16S rRNA (cytidine(1402)-2'-O)-methyltransferase — encoded protein: MSGTLYVVGTPIGNLGDLSPRAAEILGSVDFVAAEDTRVTRKLLTHFGIKKPLISYFEHNKWQRGDIILDRIETGENCALVSDAGMPAISDPGELLVRQAAQRGVPVAAVPGPSAVVTALAVSGLPTGRFTFEGFLSVSKKSRREHLEEVKHEQRTMVFYEAPHKLLTTLQDMLATWGDRELALVRELTKVHEEVRRTTLSEAVAYYTENPPRGEFVLVIRGAEAPQEETTSLADAAARARALMEAGASASAAAKQAAAETGRRKNEIYRALSEEPQE
- the nrdG gene encoding anaerobic ribonucleoside-triphosphate reductase activating protein, which produces MACTELRLAGTEPESIVDGRGIRYTVFVQGCPHDCPGCQNPQTHDFSGGTLVSIDSLIAEIKENPLLRGVTFSGGEPFSQAGGLADLAERLKKETKLDITTYSGWTYEQLLEKAQSEPDVQRLLDLADYLVDGPYVEAQRDLTLHFRGSSNQRMIDLNATRRENRIVLDDLDETE